The Ascaphus truei isolate aAscTru1 chromosome 3, aAscTru1.hap1, whole genome shotgun sequence genome includes a region encoding these proteins:
- the LOC142490784 gene encoding uncharacterized protein LOC142490784, whose protein sequence is MEQVSSPGSASSTLLEEHHGDEDDEYDEDDATEETEIQSCDHEEVPIETVVPPNRPSTSTYDAIVASEGKIVDAENRRLSDMMTVLERMIGLQEETVSQLAHLHRVFIEVPKQLQKINTSFEALVVQQTQANYWRMTNVPQFNTSQPGSVHAGQFSPHSSDIHSPGPNVTGQVADIAVQVPDDILPLPSVQIQQQTPTKEATKTKQDTHETDQPSLVQCLPTCSHVSLGTSPVREQSLPKSPVGESLPKSPVGESLPKSPVAEPGFHDNFGVQTSESSRDPLTPEEVCARMKCASGSDDVTVISSVVRLQLRLQSYILQLHYQYLNVLHS, encoded by the exons atggaacaagtgtcttcacctgggtcagccagctcaacactactagaag aacatcatggtgatgaggatgatgagtatgatgaggatgacgccacagaagagactgaaatacaatcatgtgaccatgaagaggtgccaatagaaactgttgtaccgccaaatcgtccatcaacttccacatacgatgcaattgtagcttcagagggaaaaatagtggacgcagaaaatcgtcgcctttcagacatgatgacagtgctggaaaggatgattggactgcaggaagaaacagtatcacaattggcacatctccacagagtcttcattgaagtgcctaaacagttgcaaaaaatcaacacctcattcgaagcattagttgttcagcaaacacaagctaattactggagaatgactaatgtaccacaattcaacacctcccagccaggatctgttcatgcaggtcagttttcaccacattcatctgatattcattcaccaggcccaaatgttaccggtcaagtagcagacattgctgtgcaggttcctgatgacatcctaccgctgccatctgtacaaattcagcagcagacacctacaaaggaggcgacaaaaacaaaacaagacacacatgaaacagaccaaccatcacttgtgcagtgtctaccaacttgctcacatgtgtcactgggcacaagccctgtccgtgaacagtcactacccaaaagccctgtaggtgagtcgctgcccaaaagccctgtaggtgaatcgctgcccaaaagccctgtag CTGAGCCGGGTTTCCATGACAACTTTGGCGTACAAACATCTGAGAGTAGTAGAGATCCGCTCACCCCCGAAGAAGTTTGTGCAAGAATGAAATGCGCTTCGGGTAGTGATGACGTCACGGTCATCAGTTCAGTAGTGCGGCTGCAGCTCAGGTTGCAGTCTTATATTTTACAGCTTCATTACCAATATTTGAATGTATTACATAGCTGA